Below is a window of Chryseobacterium arthrosphaerae DNA.
GGCACTGTCTTCCTTCCTTGCTTTTACAGCCTGCAAAAAAAATGAAACCAAAGGAACGGTAGCAGAAAAAACAGAAAATAAACCTTCTGGAGAATTGGTGGTAGACTCTGTAAAAGTAAGTGACTCTACCCGGATCACAGACTCATTAAAAGTAAAGTACACCTCAAAACTGCTGGTTTTTCCTTCTCTGAAAGATAAAAAGCTGCTGGACAGTATCTATTTCCAGCATAGTAAAATCAGGGATTTCTCCAAAACCGGGCTTCAGGCTTATCTGAACAAAGAAAAAGCTGACTATTTCAGCTCTGTGAAAGAAGATAATAAAGACTGGGTTTCAGATATTACTTATTCGCAGGAATGGTATTCGAGTTCCCACATGAATTTGATATCCAATACCAACGGATATATGCATATTCAGTATACAGGAAGCGGATATGAAGGCGGAGCACATGACAATTACGGATTTTCAGAAAGAATTTTTGATCTTAAAAACAGCAAAAGACTTGAGCTGAAAGACATCACTTCAATGCCTAAAAATAAAATTGAAGCCATTCTGATGAAGAATATCAATACCATTAACAGCGGAACGATGGATGGTGACGGAGCCGTGAAAAACTCAGAGATGCTGCTCGTGGATAAAATTCCCGCTTCCGACAATTTTTATTTTGATGACAAAAACCTGTATTTCCATTACAGCCCCTATGAAATTGCTGCTTTTGCG
It encodes the following:
- a CDS encoding RsiV family protein, with amino-acid sequence MKNTIAVLALSSFLAFTACKKNETKGTVAEKTENKPSGELVVDSVKVSDSTRITDSLKVKYTSKLLVFPSLKDKKLLDSIYFQHSKIRDFSKTGLQAYLNKEKADYFSSVKEDNKDWVSDITYSQEWYSSSHMNLISNTNGYMHIQYTGSGYEGGAHDNYGFSERIFDLKNSKRLELKDITSMPKNKIEAILMKNINTINSGTMDGDGAVKNSEMLLVDKIPASDNFYFDDKNLYFHYSPYEIAAFAAGDITIPVSWEDLKGTLNAEFKERMKIK